A section of the Gemmatimonadales bacterium genome encodes:
- the glgX gene encoding glycogen debranching protein GlgX, with the protein MPRLGPGRPSPLGASRTGDGTNFALFSAHATAVDLCLFHQPSDALEAERIPLTRGPEGVWHIAVAGIGHGQLYGYRVHGPYAPERGHRFNPAKLLLDPYARALSGSVGWNPSLASHPDGPPGAIPDRSADRRDSAGAMPKCVVIAAAFNWGDDRPPATPWDRTLIYECHVKGMTMLHPEVPKELRGTYLGLSSEPVIRHLRSLGVTAVELLPVHQEASEARLAALGLVNYWGYSPIAYFAPDVRFARGGLGQQVAEFKTMVRRLHAAGLEVLLDVVYNHTAEGGCLGPTLSFRGIDNATYYRLDPADPARYEDFTGCGNTLDTRQGPVLDLVLDSLRYWAEEMRVDGFRFDLAPVLGRGDPEFDPAAPFFARIRADPVLSRLKLIAEPWDLGPDGYQAGRFPAGWAEWNGQFRDSVRRFWRGDPGVAGELASRLTGSSDLFAGPGRGPLASVNFVTCHDGFTLHDLVSYEQKHNEANGEGNRDGSDHNLSRNWGVEGPATTTQVARVRERVTRSMLATLALSRGVPMLSHGDELGRTQRGNNNAYCQDGPLTWVDWSPTPDGQSLLGFVRAVFALRRELPPLGPGVLWLGPDGGPLTSDAPDASGGHFLGLLLDGERPALLLLNGGGRSRPVVLPAEPAGPWTVVLDTAHDGSRPASAGLTLAPHSLVLLQLR; encoded by the coding sequence GTGCCACGCCTCGGGCCCGGCCGGCCGTCCCCGCTCGGCGCAAGCCGGACCGGCGACGGGACCAACTTCGCGCTCTTCTCCGCGCACGCCACCGCCGTCGATCTGTGTCTCTTCCACCAGCCATCCGACGCCCTCGAGGCCGAGCGGATTCCGCTCACCCGCGGCCCGGAGGGCGTCTGGCACATTGCCGTCGCGGGTATCGGTCATGGCCAGCTCTACGGGTACCGCGTGCACGGTCCTTACGCCCCTGAGCGGGGACATCGCTTCAATCCGGCCAAGCTGCTGCTCGATCCGTACGCCCGTGCGCTGAGCGGGTCGGTCGGGTGGAATCCCTCGCTGGCGAGCCATCCCGATGGTCCGCCCGGCGCCATCCCGGACCGCTCGGCCGATCGGCGGGACAGTGCCGGCGCCATGCCCAAGTGCGTGGTCATCGCCGCCGCGTTCAATTGGGGTGACGATCGGCCGCCGGCCACCCCGTGGGATCGGACGCTGATCTACGAATGCCACGTCAAGGGCATGACGATGCTCCACCCCGAGGTGCCGAAGGAGCTCCGCGGCACTTACCTCGGCCTCTCGAGCGAGCCCGTGATCCGGCACCTGCGCTCGCTCGGCGTCACCGCGGTGGAGCTGCTTCCCGTCCATCAGGAGGCGAGCGAGGCCCGGCTGGCCGCACTCGGCCTGGTGAATTACTGGGGGTACAGCCCGATCGCCTATTTTGCCCCGGACGTGCGCTTCGCGCGCGGCGGGCTCGGGCAGCAGGTCGCGGAGTTCAAGACCATGGTCCGCCGGCTGCATGCGGCGGGTCTCGAGGTCCTGCTCGACGTGGTGTACAACCACACGGCGGAAGGAGGGTGTCTCGGTCCGACGCTCAGTTTCCGCGGCATCGACAACGCCACGTATTACCGGCTCGACCCGGCCGATCCGGCGCGCTACGAGGACTTCACCGGCTGCGGCAATACGCTCGACACGCGGCAGGGGCCGGTCCTCGATCTCGTGCTCGACAGCCTTCGCTACTGGGCCGAGGAGATGCGGGTCGATGGCTTCCGGTTCGACCTCGCGCCGGTCCTGGGAAGAGGCGATCCGGAGTTCGATCCGGCCGCGCCCTTTTTCGCCCGTATACGCGCCGATCCGGTGCTCTCCCGACTGAAGCTGATCGCGGAACCCTGGGACCTGGGGCCGGATGGCTATCAGGCGGGGAGGTTCCCCGCGGGCTGGGCCGAGTGGAACGGGCAGTTTCGGGACAGTGTGCGCCGTTTCTGGCGCGGCGATCCCGGCGTCGCCGGCGAGCTCGCCTCCCGTCTGACCGGCAGCAGCGATCTGTTCGCCGGACCGGGGCGGGGGCCGCTCGCGAGCGTCAACTTCGTGACCTGCCACGACGGCTTCACCCTCCACGATCTCGTGAGCTACGAGCAGAAGCACAACGAGGCCAACGGGGAAGGGAATCGGGACGGGAGCGATCACAACCTGAGCCGGAACTGGGGGGTGGAGGGTCCCGCGACCACGACCCAGGTCGCACGGGTCCGGGAACGCGTCACCCGCAGCATGCTGGCGACCCTGGCCTTGTCCCGGGGTGTGCCGATGCTCTCGCATGGCGACGAGCTGGGCCGGACGCAGCGGGGCAACAACAACGCCTACTGTCAGGATGGGCCGCTCACCTGGGTGGACTGGAGCCCGACTCCCGACGGGCAGTCACTCCTCGGCTTCGTGCGCGCCGTGTTTGCCCTTCGACGCGAGCTCCCGCCGCTCGGGCCCGGCGTGCTCTGGCTCGGCCCCGACGGCGGGCCGCTGACGTCCGATGCACCGGACGCTTCCGGCGGCCATTTCCTGGGTCTGCTGCTCGACGGCGAGCGGCCGGCGCTGCTGCTGCTGAACGGCGGCGGCCGCTCCCGCCCGGTCGTGCTGCCGGCGGAGCCGGCCGGGCCGTGGACCGTCGTGCTGGATACGGCCCACGACGGATCGCGGCCCGCCAGCGCCGGGCTGACGCTCGCCCCCCACTCGTTGGTGCTCCTCCAGCTTCGGTAG
- a CDS encoding DinB family protein, with the protein MATVGMELLLWNLQPRGERRHWHGGPTPLGALRGVSADEAAWRPTPRRKSIWELTLHIAYWNYRVRRRLEGGAGPRFPRTPANFPALPEPVDDRAWSRDVALLKAEHEQLVEVVRALPERRLSERPAGGRRWTYGELVLGVAAHDIYHTGQIQSLKRLWQERALLGRS; encoded by the coding sequence ATGGCGACGGTCGGCATGGAGCTGCTGCTCTGGAACCTGCAGCCGCGGGGCGAGCGGCGGCACTGGCACGGCGGTCCCACTCCGCTGGGCGCGCTACGCGGTGTCTCCGCGGACGAGGCCGCCTGGCGTCCGACACCGCGTCGGAAATCCATCTGGGAGCTCACGCTGCACATCGCGTACTGGAACTATCGGGTGCGCCGCCGTCTCGAGGGTGGTGCGGGGCCGCGCTTTCCCCGGACTCCCGCCAACTTCCCGGCGCTGCCCGAGCCGGTGGACGACCGCGCCTGGAGCCGCGACGTGGCGCTGCTCAAGGCCGAGCACGAGCAGTTGGTCGAGGTGGTGCGCGCGCTGCCCGAGCGGCGACTTTCCGAGCGGCCGGCCGGGGGGCGGCGGTGGACTTATGGAGAGCTGGTGCTCGGGGTCGCGGCGCATGACATCTACCACACGGGCCAGATTCAGTCGCTCAAGCGCCTCTGGCAGGAGCGCGCGCTGCTCGGCCGCTCCTAG
- a CDS encoding GNAT family N-acetyltransferase: MSLTIHRAVPSDAAWLAELAERTFRETYAAHNTAEDMESYVAAHFGVDRQAGELRDARKLTLVAEEDGRAAGYVQLASGEAPASVAGAAPMEVTRFYVERPWHGRGVAQHLMAAARAAAAAEGARTLWLGVWERNERAIAFYRKCGFRDAGTQVFTLGRDRQRDLVLERPLP; encoded by the coding sequence TTGAGCCTGACCATCCACCGGGCGGTGCCCTCCGATGCCGCATGGCTGGCCGAGCTCGCCGAGCGCACTTTTCGTGAGACCTACGCCGCGCACAACACCGCGGAAGACATGGAGAGCTACGTGGCGGCCCACTTCGGCGTGGATCGGCAGGCGGGGGAGTTGCGTGACGCCCGAAAGCTGACGCTGGTGGCCGAGGAGGACGGCCGGGCGGCCGGCTATGTGCAGCTCGCGAGCGGCGAAGCGCCGGCGAGCGTCGCGGGCGCGGCGCCGATGGAGGTCACTCGCTTCTACGTGGAGCGCCCGTGGCACGGACGAGGCGTGGCGCAGCACCTGATGGCCGCCGCCCGGGCGGCAGCGGCGGCGGAAGGTGCGCGCACGCTCTGGCTCGGTGTCTGGGAGCGGAACGAGCGCGCCATCGCCTTCTACCGGAAGTGCGGCTTCCGTGACGCGGGAACCCAGGTCTTCACGCTCGGCCGGGATCGTCAGCGGGATCTCGTGCTCGAGCGGCCGCTCCCCTGA
- a CDS encoding DinB family protein produces MTRPDPPGPGEYSAAYADYVARVPLGADLHQLLAEQLDTTSARLRAVPEARGGFRYAPEKWSVKDVVLHLADTERIMAYRALRIARGDATPLPGFDENAYVPQSGADAQPLADLVEGWAVVRRASISLFRLLPAEAWLRRGIASGKPVSVRALGWIIAGHERHHLDVLGARYGLWPVSG; encoded by the coding sequence ATGACACGTCCAGATCCACCCGGTCCCGGCGAGTACTCGGCCGCCTATGCCGACTACGTCGCGCGCGTGCCGCTCGGCGCGGATCTGCATCAGCTCCTGGCCGAACAGCTCGATACCACCTCAGCGCGGCTCCGCGCGGTGCCAGAGGCCCGTGGCGGGTTTCGCTACGCGCCGGAGAAATGGAGCGTGAAGGATGTAGTGCTCCATCTGGCCGACACCGAGCGCATCATGGCCTACCGCGCTCTCAGGATCGCGCGCGGCGATGCGACGCCGCTTCCGGGCTTCGACGAGAACGCCTACGTACCGCAGTCGGGGGCGGACGCGCAGCCGCTCGCGGACCTGGTGGAGGGGTGGGCCGTCGTGCGGCGGGCCTCCATCTCGCTGTTCCGCCTGCTTCCCGCCGAGGCCTGGCTCCGGCGCGGCATCGCCAGCGGCAAGCCCGTGAGCGTACGCGCGCTCGGCTGGATCATCGCGGGCCACGAGCGGCACCATCTCGACGTGCTGGGGGCGCGCTATGGCCTCTGGCCGGTGTCCGGGTGA
- a CDS encoding cold shock domain-containing protein, producing the protein MRTTGTVKWFNDAKGFGFITPEGGQKDCFVHHSAIQGQGFKSLAEGERVEFDVVQGQKGPAAENVVKLGR; encoded by the coding sequence ATGCGCACCACCGGCACGGTCAAGTGGTTCAACGACGCCAAGGGCTTCGGCTTCATCACGCCCGAAGGCGGCCAGAAGGACTGCTTCGTCCATCACTCGGCGATTCAGGGTCAGGGCTTCAAGAGCCTCGCCGAGGGTGAGCGGGTCGAGTTCGATGTCGTTCAGGGCCAGAAGGGCCCGGCGGCGGAGAACGTCGTCAAGCTCGGGCGCTAA
- a CDS encoding class I SAM-dependent methyltransferase, translating into MELRKEPALPQPFADHFSTLAPAYAAARPSYPRALFAYLASVAPARRRAWDSGTGSGQAALGLAEFFNDVTATDASAEQLAEASAHRHVTYRVAAAEASGILSGSMDLVTAAQALHWFDVAAFYEEATRTLVPGGVLAVWCYGLQRVGEERMDRLLASFYHERVGPYWSPERRLVETGYRTLPFPFDELVAQAFEMVHEWTLGELLAYIRTWSATAGFVLSEGYDPVEPLGAELAPLWGQALDVRRQVRWPLTLRLGRSARPLSPAGAP; encoded by the coding sequence CTGGAGCTTCGGAAGGAGCCGGCGCTGCCGCAGCCCTTTGCCGATCATTTTTCGACCCTCGCGCCGGCGTACGCGGCGGCCCGCCCCTCGTACCCGCGGGCGCTGTTCGCGTACCTGGCGAGCGTCGCGCCCGCGCGCCGTCGTGCCTGGGACTCGGGGACGGGGAGCGGGCAGGCGGCGCTGGGGCTGGCGGAGTTCTTCAACGACGTGACGGCGACCGACGCGAGCGCCGAACAGTTGGCGGAGGCGAGCGCACATCGGCACGTGACTTATCGTGTGGCCGCGGCCGAGGCGAGCGGGATCCTGTCAGGCTCGATGGACCTGGTGACCGCCGCGCAGGCGCTCCACTGGTTCGACGTCGCGGCCTTCTATGAGGAAGCCACGCGCACTCTCGTGCCCGGCGGTGTTCTCGCCGTCTGGTGCTACGGGCTGCAGCGCGTGGGGGAGGAGCGCATGGACCGCCTGCTGGCGAGCTTCTACCATGAGCGCGTAGGGCCGTACTGGTCTCCCGAGCGGCGGCTGGTCGAGACCGGGTACCGCACACTTCCGTTCCCGTTTGACGAGCTCGTCGCCCAGGCGTTCGAGATGGTGCACGAGTGGACCCTGGGGGAGTTGCTGGCGTACATCCGCACCTGGTCGGCCACCGCGGGGTTCGTGCTGTCGGAGGGCTACGATCCGGTCGAGCCGTTGGGCGCCGAGCTCGCCCCGCTCTGGGGGCAGGCCCTGGACGTGCGTCGCCAGGTGCGGTGGCCGCTGACACTTCGTCTGGGCAGGTCCGCCCGACCGCTCAGTCCCGCGGGCGCGCCATGA
- a CDS encoding serine hydrolase domain-containing protein yields the protein MPARWPAFTAALDAYARADAVVGASAVMVGHGRILARHHYGFGDREQHRPPDERAVYHWASITKTLTAVAIMQLRDRGRLTLDDPITRYVPELRQVHDAYGSMDEVTLRMLLSHSAGFQNPTWPYGQGRPWEPFEPTRWEQLVAMMPYQELEFAPGTRFGYSNPAFIYLAQVVERVTGDLWAVYIQKNIWTPLGMTRSFVGVSPYELAEVRAPSYTVHSDSAGHDRVDANPREFDPGVTIPNSGWNAPIADLVAWVAFLTHADGGDTAVARRYDGVLAHATLEEMWRPVVPLAAGGTGGDAFGLSFYLYPRGGTTIVGHTGEQSGFRSFVYLDPRSTTAVIGVLNTTDEAHPERSAAGWDALTGRAVELVAP from the coding sequence GTGCCGGCTCGCTGGCCCGCGTTCACCGCCGCGCTCGATGCCTATGCCCGCGCCGATGCTGTCGTCGGCGCGAGCGCCGTAATGGTGGGGCACGGCCGCATCCTCGCTCGCCATCACTACGGGTTCGGCGACCGCGAGCAGCACCGCCCGCCGGACGAGCGCGCGGTCTATCACTGGGCCTCGATCACCAAGACGCTCACGGCCGTCGCCATCATGCAGCTCCGGGATCGGGGGCGCCTCACGCTCGACGATCCCATCACCCGGTATGTGCCCGAGCTCCGGCAGGTGCACGACGCGTACGGCTCGATGGACGAGGTGACGCTGCGCATGCTCCTGTCACACTCGGCCGGCTTCCAGAACCCGACGTGGCCGTACGGCCAGGGCCGGCCATGGGAGCCCTTCGAGCCCACGCGGTGGGAACAGCTCGTCGCCATGATGCCCTACCAGGAGCTTGAGTTCGCCCCGGGCACGCGCTTCGGCTACAGCAATCCGGCCTTCATCTATCTCGCCCAGGTAGTCGAGCGGGTAACTGGTGACCTCTGGGCGGTCTACATCCAGAAGAACATCTGGACGCCTCTCGGCATGACGCGCAGCTTCGTCGGCGTGTCGCCCTATGAGCTCGCCGAGGTTCGCGCGCCCAGCTACACCGTACATTCCGACAGCGCCGGCCATGACCGGGTGGACGCAAATCCGCGGGAGTTCGATCCGGGGGTCACGATTCCCAACAGCGGATGGAACGCCCCCATCGCCGATCTGGTCGCCTGGGTCGCCTTTCTCACCCATGCCGACGGCGGCGACACTGCCGTGGCGCGCCGCTACGATGGCGTCCTGGCCCACGCGACCCTCGAGGAGATGTGGCGCCCCGTCGTGCCGCTCGCGGCAGGCGGCACCGGGGGCGATGCCTTCGGGCTGTCGTTCTACCTGTACCCCCGTGGCGGCACGACCATCGTCGGGCATACGGGTGAGCAATCGGGGTTCCGCTCGTTTGTGTACCTGGATCCCCGCTCCACGACCGCGGTCATCGGAGTGCTGAATACCACCGACGAGGCCCATCCGGAGCGCTCGGCAGCAGGCTGGGATGCGCTCACCGGGCGTGCGGTGGAGCTCGTCGCACCGTGA
- a CDS encoding DUF3072 domain-containing protein gives MSHAGKPPRTTDQRSNAVKDPSEWSTGDEPMTAAQASYLHTLATEAGEAVDGELTKAEASEKIDELQEKTGRGKGEQR, from the coding sequence ATGAGCCACGCGGGCAAGCCACCCAGGACAACCGATCAGCGCTCGAATGCCGTCAAGGATCCCAGCGAATGGAGCACGGGCGACGAGCCGATGACGGCAGCGCAGGCCTCCTACCTCCACACGCTGGCAACCGAAGCGGGGGAGGCGGTGGACGGGGAGCTGACGAAGGCGGAGGCTTCCGAAAAGATCGACGAGCTGCAGGAGAAGACGGGGCGCGGGAAGGGCGAGCAGCGCTAG
- a CDS encoding heme-binding protein, whose protein sequence is MTHLRTVRALTLDAAKAMAAAAERFAIERDWTVAIAVVDAGGGLILLHCLDDTQPASREIAVRKARTAALLHRPTKALEDGIAGGRTALLTLPGIVALEGGVPIRVDGAVIGAIGVSGMASAQDGEVAAAGHAALGN, encoded by the coding sequence ATGACTCACCTGCGCACGGTTCGCGCGCTCACCCTCGACGCTGCCAAGGCGATGGCCGCTGCCGCCGAGCGCTTTGCGATCGAGCGAGACTGGACGGTCGCCATTGCGGTGGTGGACGCCGGCGGCGGGCTGATCCTTCTCCACTGTCTGGACGACACCCAGCCGGCGAGCCGGGAAATCGCCGTCCGCAAGGCGCGCACGGCCGCGCTCCTGCACCGTCCCACGAAAGCGCTCGAGGACGGAATTGCCGGCGGGCGCACAGCCCTGCTCACGCTTCCCGGTATCGTCGCGCTCGAAGGCGGCGTGCCGATCCGAGTCGACGGGGCCGTGATCGGCGCCATCGGCGTCAGCGGCATGGCCTCGGCTCAGGATGGCGAGGTCGCGGCTGCCGGGCACGCGGCCCTCGGCAATTGA